The Candidatus Saccharibacteria bacterium genome has a segment encoding these proteins:
- a CDS encoding Hsp20/alpha crystallin family protein produces the protein MARRGQDDDLLIEDELTAAFLGDDDQDDNQQPAGQQEDWLEEDAVPGQLAVDIYETPERLVIKAPIAGIDRSDLDVSITDNTLSIQGTRHSGVKEDEPNYHVQECYWGAFTRSITLPVSVKEEGIKAELKDGVLTVSFEKVKQETVRKIEIS, from the coding sequence ATGGCTAGAAGAGGCCAAGACGACGATTTACTTATTGAAGACGAGCTAACTGCAGCTTTTCTTGGTGATGACGATCAAGATGACAACCAGCAACCAGCAGGACAACAAGAGGACTGGCTCGAAGAAGATGCCGTTCCAGGTCAATTAGCTGTTGATATTTACGAAACACCAGAACGATTAGTGATAAAAGCCCCAATCGCAGGTATCGACCGCAGCGACCTTGATGTATCTATCACTGACAACACGCTGAGCATTCAAGGAACACGCCACTCAGGTGTAAAAGAAGACGAACCAAACTACCACGTTCAGGAATGTTACTGGGGAGCATTCACGCGCTCAATCACTCTACCAGTGAGCGTAAAAGAAGAAGGTATTAAGGCAGAACTTAAAGACGGTGTTCTGACTGTAAGCTTCGAAAAAGTAAAACAAGAAACTGTACGAAAAATCGAAATTAGCTAA
- a CDS encoding ComF family protein: protein MIITKVTLEEQAMHVVELAISLIAPHTCVNCGSSEAVLCDECLVGLKDPEISRCVYCNTLTQDNKTCGSCRRTHPLQHIWSTSNYLKAETAIQAYKFGRVRELYKPIASEMAIIIPYSDYDYIVAVPTAPRRIRVRGYDQAELLAKQIAELTNTKALQPLFHSGSKRQLGSRRDARFMQAHQSYQLKRGVDLTNRRILLVDDVVTTGATLSACAQRLKSAGARSVDGLVFARRSRK, encoded by the coding sequence ATGATTATAACCAAAGTAACACTAGAGGAGCAAGCTATGCATGTTGTCGAATTAGCTATTTCATTGATTGCGCCGCACACCTGCGTTAACTGTGGCTCATCTGAAGCGGTTCTGTGCGACGAGTGCTTGGTGGGTTTGAAAGATCCAGAAATTTCACGTTGCGTATATTGCAACACTCTAACCCAAGATAATAAAACCTGTGGTTCGTGCCGGCGCACCCACCCTTTGCAGCATATCTGGTCAACATCTAACTACTTAAAAGCCGAAACAGCAATTCAAGCCTACAAATTTGGACGAGTTCGTGAGTTGTATAAACCGATAGCGAGTGAAATGGCTATAATAATTCCCTATTCTGACTACGACTACATTGTAGCCGTGCCGACTGCCCCACGCCGAATTAGGGTTCGGGGCTATGATCAAGCAGAGCTATTAGCTAAACAAATTGCGGAGCTAACTAACACAAAAGCGCTCCAGCCCTTGTTTCATAGCGGTTCAAAGCGACAGCTCGGTTCTCGTCGTGACGCTCGCTTTATGCAAGCTCATCAAAGCTATCAGCTTAAGCGGGGTGTAGATCTTACAAACAGGCGGATTTTGCTGGTTGATGATGTTGTTACCACAGGAGCAACGCTGTCGGCATGCGCCCAGCGCTTAAAGTCCGCGGGTGCCCGGTCAGTAGATGGCCTTGTTTTTGCTCGACGCTCTAGGAAGTAA
- a CDS encoding DUF2164 family protein → MKKPKKPAYDFLSKEDKKILIDKIVEFFKKEYDLELGVIAADEILEITHKDIALNAYNQSLKITQRQIEQKLEDLQIEFDLLQKRAS, encoded by the coding sequence ATGAAAAAACCTAAAAAACCGGCGTACGACTTTTTATCAAAAGAAGATAAAAAAATACTGATTGATAAAATCGTGGAGTTTTTTAAAAAGGAATACGACCTTGAGCTGGGTGTTATTGCCGCTGATGAAATTCTTGAAATTACTCACAAAGACATAGCATTAAATGCTTACAACCAATCATTAAAGATCACTCAACGGCAGATTGAGCAAAAACTTGAAGATCTTCAGATTGAGTTCGACCTACTACAAAAACGCGCTAGTTAA
- a CDS encoding DUF916 domain-containing protein, whose product MVTTLRRSLALLGLIAAVTLVALFNLSSTSAQDAEPGNALSISPFKFELDANPGDSIERTIRVTNNADVQQDISILVKNFTADGEEGQVNLTEDATSYSIAEWVTVNKSESTIPGRTSETYTFTIDVPENAEPGGHFGSVVFATDPVEVEGDQSGATVSGEIAALLLVRIDGDIEEEISVASFEAGVVTTDANDDEVFDEKSSFENGPVTFETRFKNDGNVHLAPTGTITIKNMFGSVVETLQLEEQNVLPDAVRRSLAEWDPGFSVGTYTAELEATYGENSTVITAETSFTIFPWKVLVPVFLAVVAVIVVLVKGRGRIASAFKALEGKNTADAPKKPAANKDDTSSKDNS is encoded by the coding sequence ATGGTAACTACACTTCGTCGCTCGCTAGCTTTGCTTGGGCTAATCGCGGCAGTAACGCTCGTAGCGTTATTCAATCTATCATCAACAAGCGCACAAGACGCAGAACCAGGAAATGCGCTGAGTATTTCCCCGTTCAAATTCGAACTTGACGCCAATCCTGGCGATTCAATCGAACGCACAATTCGTGTAACTAACAATGCTGATGTGCAACAAGATATTTCAATCTTGGTTAAAAACTTCACTGCTGACGGTGAAGAAGGACAGGTTAATCTAACAGAAGACGCTACTTCGTACTCTATTGCAGAGTGGGTAACCGTCAACAAGTCTGAAAGTACAATTCCTGGCCGTACGTCAGAAACATACACGTTTACAATTGACGTTCCAGAAAACGCTGAACCAGGCGGACACTTTGGATCAGTCGTATTTGCAACTGACCCAGTAGAGGTTGAAGGTGATCAGAGTGGTGCCACAGTAAGTGGTGAAATCGCTGCCCTTCTGCTCGTACGAATCGATGGTGACATCGAAGAAGAAATTAGTGTTGCATCTTTCGAAGCTGGTGTCGTTACAACCGACGCTAACGACGATGAAGTATTCGACGAAAAATCTTCTTTCGAAAATGGTCCTGTGACATTTGAAACTCGTTTTAAAAACGACGGTAATGTTCACTTAGCTCCAACCGGTACGATCACCATTAAGAACATGTTCGGTAGCGTAGTTGAAACACTGCAGCTTGAAGAGCAAAACGTTCTACCCGACGCCGTACGACGTTCACTCGCTGAATGGGACCCAGGTTTCTCAGTTGGAACATACACAGCTGAACTTGAGGCAACCTATGGTGAAAACAGTACAGTTATTACCGCAGAAACCTCATTCACTATCTTCCCATGGAAGGTACTTGTGCCAGTATTCTTAGCAGTTGTTGCTGTTATCGTGGTACTTGTCAAAGGACGAGGACGAATCGCAAGTGCATTCAAAGCTCTTGAAGGTAAAAATACTGCTGACGCCCCTAAAAAGCCTGCAGCAAATAAAGACGACACTAGCAGCAAAGACAATAGCTAG
- a CDS encoding HIT family protein has translation MSDSIFTKIINREIPAFIPYEDDQHIVIFDINPRAFGHLLVIPKQPYRWFLDMPEPEYAQLMKVAQQVAKQLKDATEAEFIQVGIVGDEVPHVHVHLIPRSAGDDTRISAFNETKSKELSDTLATALA, from the coding sequence ATGTCAGACTCTATTTTTACCAAAATTATCAATCGTGAAATTCCAGCGTTTATTCCGTACGAAGATGATCAGCATATTGTAATTTTTGATATTAATCCACGGGCCTTTGGCCACCTCTTGGTGATACCTAAGCAGCCGTATCGCTGGTTTTTGGATATGCCAGAGCCAGAATATGCTCAATTAATGAAAGTCGCACAACAAGTAGCCAAGCAATTAAAAGATGCTACTGAAGCTGAGTTTATCCAAGTAGGAATAGTTGGCGATGAAGTTCCGCATGTTCACGTGCACTTGATCCCCCGCTCAGCTGGTGACGACACGCGGATTAGTGCGTTTAACGAAACCAAAAGCAAAGAGTTGTCGGACACGTTAGCGACTGCATTAGCATAA
- a CDS encoding valine--tRNA ligase codes for MTMSLPKTYSAKDYEENIYKAWEESGAFKPVKGKGEPFSIVLPPPNATGTLHLGHAVMIAIEDTFVRFARMQGRETVWVPGTDHAAIATENVVINKLRAEGTADPRKELGREGLLEKIHEFVDDSQATIRNQIRATGASVDWSRERYTMGQAQNSIVTKLFAQMYEDGLIYRGDRIVNWDPNLQTNVSDDEVEHKDATTPFYTIKYGPFEIGTARPETKFGDKYVVMHPDDERYSKYKHGDTFEADWINGKITATVIKDEAIDPEFGTGVMTITPWHDHTDYEIAQRHNLDYEQIIDLDGTLLPIAGEFKGQHIADARPKIVEKLDSLGLLVKTDEKYTHRIAINSRGKGVIEPQIREQWFIDVNKPALKWKHKNRSLKEVMLDVVESGDTKLIPDRFNKIYFNWINNLHDWCISRQIWWGHRIPAWYRPITEDDHKDKTIIGNREVYVGVTPPEGEGWKQDEDTLDTWFSSATWTWSTLVDQDLAADPAVSLDKLFKKSPDFKKFHPTTLLETGYDIIFFWVARMILMTTYATGETPFKNVYLHGMVRTRDGSKMSKSNPETTIDPLEIIPEFGADALRLSMVIGQTPGNDNKLYKEKIAGYRNFCNKLWNIGRFIEVTVDESDRTAQAKVITGADAWMYNKIQAAISDVTDNLQNYRISDAGQTIYSLVWDDFADWYIEASKAQINGPLLADMYRTILKLLHPIAPFITEVLWETFGDSKQLITSNWPQAQKLADAKKASDFEELINIVTEVRELGADLQLNQTRLYYRSSEFLDTMGPTIVKMTGVQSLKQVDDGSGIHLTKTNIECWLDVESNITRTYLFKLIKRRDEQKKKQTGLQNRLDDKNYVAKAPKELVQETKDNLLSVKNYIQRLEEQIENLEQIIKSQSQY; via the coding sequence ATGACTATGAGTTTGCCAAAAACATATTCCGCAAAGGATTACGAAGAAAATATTTATAAAGCCTGGGAAGAATCAGGTGCTTTTAAGCCTGTTAAAGGGAAAGGCGAGCCGTTTAGTATTGTTCTGCCCCCTCCAAACGCCACTGGAACACTTCACCTTGGACACGCCGTAATGATCGCTATTGAGGACACGTTCGTTCGTTTTGCCCGCATGCAGGGCAGAGAAACAGTGTGGGTGCCCGGCACAGACCACGCTGCAATAGCTACTGAAAATGTGGTTATAAACAAGCTACGAGCTGAAGGAACTGCTGACCCCAGAAAGGAACTAGGCAGGGAAGGGCTATTAGAAAAAATTCACGAATTTGTGGATGATAGCCAAGCGACTATTCGCAATCAAATCCGCGCAACAGGGGCTTCTGTGGACTGGTCGCGAGAACGCTACACCATGGGCCAAGCCCAAAATTCAATTGTGACAAAACTATTTGCCCAAATGTACGAAGACGGCTTGATTTACAGAGGTGATCGCATTGTAAATTGGGATCCAAACCTACAAACAAACGTGTCCGACGACGAGGTAGAGCACAAAGATGCCACAACTCCTTTCTACACCATAAAATATGGACCGTTTGAAATTGGCACCGCTCGACCAGAAACCAAGTTTGGCGATAAGTACGTAGTTATGCACCCAGACGACGAACGCTACAGTAAATACAAGCACGGCGACACATTTGAGGCTGATTGGATTAACGGCAAAATTACCGCCACTGTAATTAAAGATGAAGCGATTGACCCTGAGTTTGGAACAGGGGTCATGACCATCACTCCATGGCACGATCACACTGACTACGAAATCGCCCAGCGGCACAATTTAGACTACGAACAGATAATTGACTTAGATGGAACATTACTGCCGATAGCAGGGGAGTTTAAAGGCCAACACATTGCTGACGCTCGACCGAAAATTGTTGAAAAGCTTGATAGCCTTGGCCTATTGGTTAAAACAGATGAAAAGTACACCCATCGCATTGCTATAAACAGTCGAGGTAAAGGGGTTATTGAGCCGCAAATACGTGAACAATGGTTTATAGATGTCAATAAACCAGCCCTTAAGTGGAAGCATAAAAATCGTAGCTTAAAAGAAGTCATGCTTGATGTTGTCGAGTCCGGCGACACGAAACTTATTCCTGATCGTTTTAATAAGATCTATTTTAATTGGATCAACAACCTCCACGACTGGTGCATTAGTCGACAGATCTGGTGGGGTCACCGAATACCAGCCTGGTATCGCCCAATTACTGAAGATGACCACAAGGACAAAACTATAATTGGTAACAGGGAAGTGTACGTTGGTGTCACTCCGCCAGAAGGGGAAGGGTGGAAACAAGACGAAGACACGCTCGACACCTGGTTTAGCTCTGCTACCTGGACCTGGAGCACCTTGGTTGACCAAGACCTTGCAGCCGACCCAGCAGTTAGCCTCGACAAGCTATTTAAAAAATCGCCAGATTTTAAAAAATTCCACCCCACCACACTACTGGAAACCGGCTATGACATTATATTTTTCTGGGTAGCACGAATGATATTAATGACTACCTACGCAACTGGAGAAACACCGTTTAAGAACGTGTACCTGCACGGGATGGTTCGCACGCGTGATGGCTCAAAAATGAGTAAATCTAACCCCGAAACAACCATTGACCCCTTAGAAATAATTCCAGAATTTGGTGCTGATGCCCTGCGGTTATCTATGGTTATTGGGCAAACACCCGGCAATGACAATAAGCTCTACAAAGAAAAAATCGCTGGCTATCGAAACTTCTGTAACAAACTATGGAATATCGGCCGTTTTATAGAAGTAACTGTAGACGAGTCTGATCGCACGGCTCAGGCTAAAGTTATTACCGGTGCAGATGCTTGGATGTACAACAAAATCCAAGCTGCAATTAGCGATGTTACCGACAACTTGCAAAATTACCGCATTAGCGACGCCGGGCAAACCATCTACTCCTTAGTGTGGGATGATTTCGCAGACTGGTATATCGAAGCATCGAAAGCTCAAATAAATGGGCCTCTTTTAGCTGACATGTATCGAACTATTTTAAAATTACTACACCCAATTGCGCCATTTATAACAGAGGTGCTGTGGGAAACATTTGGCGACAGCAAACAACTCATTACCTCCAACTGGCCGCAAGCTCAAAAATTAGCTGACGCCAAAAAAGCCAGTGATTTTGAAGAGCTAATAAATATCGTTACAGAAGTGCGAGAACTTGGCGCTGACCTACAGTTAAATCAAACACGCCTGTACTACCGAAGTAGTGAATTTTTAGACACTATGGGGCCAACAATTGTAAAAATGACCGGTGTTCAGTCCTTAAAACAAGTCGATGATGGCAGTGGAATTCACTTAACTAAAACTAATATTGAATGTTGGCTTGATGTTGAAAGCAATATTACTCGGACATACTTGTTTAAACTTATAAAACGTCGTGATGAGCAGAAGAAAAAACAAACTGGCCTGCAAAATCGTTTAGATGACAAAAATTACGTCGCCAAAGCGCCAAAAGAACTTGTACAAGAAACAAAAGACAACTTGCTGTCGGTCAAAAACTACATACAACGGCTTGAAGAACAGATTGAAAACCTGGAGCAAATAATCAAATCACAGAGCCAATACTAA
- the tsaD gene encoding tRNA (adenosine(37)-N6)-threonylcarbamoyltransferase complex transferase subunit TsaD: MKILGIESSCDETAAAVVEDGSILLSHVVISQIDIHKEFGGVVPEVAARSHVEVIAPVIEKALQEANCQWTDIDGIALTKGPGLSGSLLIGSMAARTLAITKQKPIYGLHHVLGHVFANMITRGKNGLESLNLPTAPPQFPLLALIVSGGHSQLVLFNSYLEYKLLGQTQDDAIGEAFDKVAKIIGLPYPGGPSISNRATEGDPKAFDFPISKLDNPYNFSFSGLKTAVLRKSQQLIGEDYSFPSFQIADQLTDQHVSDIAASFQATAIETLVRNTKKATEEFRPRSVVIAGGVAANKLLRSELKNQLPNYDIQYAPMSLCTDNAAMMAALGFYYAQHNDPDNPYDLDIKPSWSM; this comes from the coding sequence ATGAAAATATTGGGAATTGAATCCAGTTGCGATGAAACCGCAGCCGCAGTTGTAGAAGACGGCTCTATTTTGCTGTCTCATGTAGTTATTAGCCAAATTGATATTCACAAAGAATTTGGTGGCGTAGTACCAGAGGTAGCAGCTCGCTCACATGTAGAAGTTATTGCTCCTGTTATTGAAAAAGCACTACAAGAAGCCAATTGCCAATGGACAGACATTGACGGTATTGCCCTTACAAAAGGCCCCGGCTTATCTGGTTCCCTGCTTATTGGCAGCATGGCTGCTCGCACGCTAGCCATTACAAAACAAAAGCCTATCTATGGGCTACATCACGTACTTGGACATGTATTTGCCAACATGATTACCAGAGGTAAAAATGGCCTCGAGTCTTTAAACCTCCCTACTGCTCCCCCGCAGTTCCCGTTGCTAGCACTGATTGTAAGTGGTGGTCACTCGCAACTGGTTTTGTTTAATTCATACCTCGAATATAAGCTACTTGGTCAAACCCAAGACGATGCAATTGGCGAAGCCTTCGATAAAGTCGCAAAAATTATTGGTCTTCCCTACCCTGGTGGTCCGAGTATTAGCAACCGTGCGACAGAAGGAGATCCAAAAGCATTCGATTTTCCAATATCAAAGCTAGATAATCCGTATAACTTTTCTTTTTCAGGGCTAAAAACCGCTGTGTTGCGCAAGAGCCAACAACTTATTGGCGAAGATTACTCCTTTCCTTCATTTCAAATCGCTGACCAATTAACAGATCAGCACGTATCTGACATAGCTGCGAGCTTTCAAGCTACTGCAATTGAAACGCTTGTGAGAAATACTAAAAAAGCCACTGAAGAATTTCGTCCACGATCTGTAGTAATTGCTGGCGGCGTAGCAGCTAATAAATTGTTGCGGTCTGAGCTAAAAAATCAACTTCCAAACTACGACATTCAATACGCCCCAATGAGCCTCTGTACAGATAACGCAGCAATGATGGCGGCCCTCGGTTTTTACTACGCTCAACATAACGATCCAGATAATCCATATGATTTAGACATTAAGCCAAGTTGGTCGATGTAA